The DNA region TAGCCAACGATCTGTGCGCGGCAAGCTTGCCGTAAGCAGGGGGCGTTGTCGCCTGCGCCGTGGCTGTTATTATGCGTGGCATGAGCCATGCATCCCCCCCGCCACAAGAAGTGTCGCTTCGCCCCGATCAGGGTTGGCACTGTTCGCATTTGTTTTATCGCTGGAATCGCGCGGCATTATGCGATTTGTCCAGCGCCGATCGTGACAACGGCGTGGCCGAGGTCGCGCGCATCTTGGATCCGCAGGCCGCCGGGGCGCCCGAGCGGCTGCAGACTTCGGTGGTGGCGGGGCACAAGGCCGATTTTGCCTTGATGGTCCTCGATCCCGATCCGCTTGTAATCGACGGCGTGCATCAGCGGTTGTTGGCTAGCGATTTGGGACCGGCGATCGAGCCGGTCTGGTCGTTCGTCTCGTTGACCGAGGTCTCGGAGTATGTGCCATCCGTCGAGCAATATGGCCAGCGCTTGATTGAGGAAGGAGAGTCGGCCGACAGCCCGGCGTACCAGGCCAAGCTCAAAGCGTATGAGGGGCGCGAGGTGATGATGCGCCGGCAGCGGTTGCAACCCGAGTTTCCGCCTTGGCCAAGCACCTGCTTTTATCCGATGAACAAGATTCGCCATCCGCAGGCGAATTGGTTCACGCTGGATGTGGCCGAACGGAATCGCTTGATGGCGGAACATGGCCGCACCGGCATGACATTTGGCGGGCGGGTAACACAGTTGATCACGGTGTCGGTGGGACTCGACGATTGGGAATGGGGGGTCACGCTGTGGGCCCGCAATCCCGAGTTTCTCAAAGAGATCGTGTATCGCATGCGGTTCGACGAGGCGAGCGCCAAGTATGCCCAGTTCGGTCCGTTCTACACCAGTTACGTGATGACGCCGGCCAGGATGCTGGAACATTGCCGGGTAGCGTCGCGCTAGTTTGTTTTTCCTAACCAATCGCAGAGTCACCATGTCGCCCGAAATTCCGATCGAAGTTACTTGCCACGATGTGAAGACAGCCGTCGACGCGGGCGATTCGCTCTTGTTTATCGATTGCCGCGAGAGCGACGAGCACGCCACCGCGCACATTGCGTCGGCGACGCTGTTGCCGATGAGCGAGCTTGGCGACCGGCTGAGCGAACTGGAGCCGCACAAGAATGGGCGGATTGTGGTGCATTGTCATCACGGCGGACGGAGTTTGCGGGTGGTGAACTGGCTGCGCGAGCAGGGCTATGCCGGCGCGCAGAGCATGGCTGGCGGCATCGATCAGTGGTCGCAAGAGATTGATCCCTCGGTGCCTCGATATTAGGGAAGGTCGAATTGCGACATCCAATCTGGAACCGACATCTGACT from Pirellulales bacterium includes:
- a CDS encoding rhodanese-like domain-containing protein — translated: MSPEIPIEVTCHDVKTAVDAGDSLLFIDCRESDEHATAHIASATLLPMSELGDRLSELEPHKNGRIVVHCHHGGRSLRVVNWLREQGYAGAQSMAGGIDQWSQEIDPSVPRY
- a CDS encoding heme-dependent peroxidase, which produces MSHASPPPQEVSLRPDQGWHCSHLFYRWNRAALCDLSSADRDNGVAEVARILDPQAAGAPERLQTSVVAGHKADFALMVLDPDPLVIDGVHQRLLASDLGPAIEPVWSFVSLTEVSEYVPSVEQYGQRLIEEGESADSPAYQAKLKAYEGREVMMRRQRLQPEFPPWPSTCFYPMNKIRHPQANWFTLDVAERNRLMAEHGRTGMTFGGRVTQLITVSVGLDDWEWGVTLWARNPEFLKEIVYRMRFDEASAKYAQFGPFYTSYVMTPARMLEHCRVASR